A single Corynebacterium resistens DSM 45100 DNA region contains:
- a CDS encoding deoxyribodipyrimidine photo-lyase, producing the protein MADNSGAGPTLVWFRDDLRLRDNPALTWAASRGPVVGVFILESPEATHARPLGAAAAWFQHKAIRGLHDELAAHNVPLLLAAGDPREVIPSLAAQLAGAVTWSRRYHQPFIDLDAHVKTALANQGTEAKSHSGYLLSEPWMIRTGQGTPYRKFTPFARNVEDFATGDIAENPPLDIPAGLHGPRDLELDYPEWELSSLAAEPAWTKKLQSHWEAGESGALNTLQQFVATLSGENLPASSAEVRLGYSDGRDYPAVTRTWVIGTIQ; encoded by the coding sequence ATGGCTGATAATTCCGGCGCTGGACCAACTCTCGTATGGTTCCGAGATGACCTGCGTCTACGTGACAACCCAGCGCTGACTTGGGCGGCTTCTCGTGGGCCGGTGGTTGGTGTGTTCATCCTCGAATCCCCCGAAGCCACGCATGCACGTCCACTCGGTGCCGCAGCCGCCTGGTTCCAACACAAAGCCATTCGCGGTCTGCACGATGAGCTAGCCGCTCACAACGTTCCACTCCTGCTCGCCGCCGGCGATCCTCGCGAGGTCATTCCCTCCCTCGCCGCGCAACTCGCCGGTGCCGTCACGTGGTCACGGCGCTATCACCAGCCTTTTATTGATCTCGACGCCCACGTGAAAACCGCTCTCGCCAACCAAGGCACTGAAGCGAAATCCCACTCCGGTTACCTTCTCTCTGAGCCGTGGATGATTCGTACCGGCCAGGGCACCCCGTATCGCAAATTCACACCTTTTGCCCGCAACGTGGAAGACTTCGCCACTGGGGATATCGCGGAGAATCCTCCACTCGATATCCCCGCTGGCCTGCACGGCCCTAGGGACCTTGAGCTCGACTATCCCGAATGGGAGCTTTCATCTTTGGCAGCAGAACCCGCATGGACGAAGAAACTGCAATCACATTGGGAAGCCGGCGAGAGCGGGGCGCTCAATACGCTGCAGCAGTTTGTTGCCACCCTTAGTGGCGAAAACCTTCCCGCATCCAGTGCAGAAGTCCGGCTTGGGTACAGCGATGGGCGCGACTACCCCGCTGTTACCAGAACCTGGGTTATAGGTACGATACAGTAA
- a CDS encoding MarR family winged helix-turn-helix transcriptional regulator, protein MSTNPLEIAAQLRPPLTRLYLLYFRQADHSHISMAQLSIMMILEENGPMRISAIAATESIRMPTASNAVNQLETMGLVERIRDVSDRRGVRVDLTDKGREELEKLSDERSKQLAGMLDGLSEEELKLADAAVPLIKLILDRYIEQIEKQGEQVTDESARKRDV, encoded by the coding sequence ATGTCCACAAACCCATTGGAGATTGCGGCGCAACTTCGCCCGCCATTGACGCGTCTATACCTGCTGTACTTCCGCCAAGCTGACCATTCGCACATCAGTATGGCTCAGCTTTCGATCATGATGATCTTGGAAGAAAACGGTCCGATGCGTATCTCCGCTATTGCGGCGACTGAGTCGATTCGCATGCCAACCGCTTCTAATGCGGTGAATCAGCTGGAGACCATGGGGCTTGTCGAGAGAATTCGCGACGTCAGCGACCGTCGCGGTGTCCGCGTCGATTTGACAGATAAGGGTCGCGAAGAGCTGGAGAAGCTTTCGGATGAGCGCAGTAAGCAGCTTGCCGGCATGCTGGACGGCCTTTCCGAGGAAGAGCTGAAGCTCGCAGACGCTGCTGTGCCCCTGATCAAATTGATCCTGGACCGCTACATTGAACAGATCGAAAAGCAGGGAGAGCAGGTAACGGACGAATCCGCGCGCAAGCGAGACGTGTAA
- a CDS encoding universal stress protein, with protein sequence MISSNGESESHHAAPKAPLRVLMAWRPQSTSDEAAEVAAWVGRTEEIRVRAATVIPRAWEIQPGAQEFQEYRNWVMAETQACMNAALSALGKAGLPQGMLAEEDPAVVDIAPTETKVLIKAAEDFEADFLLLGSHPAAPRSRFRMGSTADALLHCAPLPVLLAPRSPKLAKNGVTRVSCSYVDTVQSHEALRRASDLAARWNVPLRLVAFSPSGATMYPTNVPFDDNSDMMVEWREQALALLDRGRDRALNRHPNLKVQLDVGSGYGWSGAINALKWKKGDLLVMGSSELGQFNRVFIGPSTNQILRHSPVPVLVSPV encoded by the coding sequence ATGATCAGTTCCAATGGTGAGAGCGAAAGCCACCATGCAGCACCCAAGGCTCCCCTTAGGGTTCTCATGGCGTGGCGCCCGCAATCAACGAGCGATGAAGCTGCCGAGGTGGCAGCGTGGGTCGGCCGTACAGAGGAAATCCGCGTTCGCGCGGCCACAGTGATTCCCCGTGCTTGGGAGATCCAACCCGGTGCCCAGGAGTTTCAGGAGTACCGCAATTGGGTAATGGCCGAGACGCAGGCATGCATGAATGCGGCACTGAGCGCTTTGGGCAAGGCGGGTCTACCGCAGGGCATGCTCGCCGAAGAGGATCCCGCCGTAGTCGATATCGCACCGACAGAGACGAAAGTGCTGATAAAGGCTGCTGAGGACTTCGAGGCGGATTTCTTGCTGTTGGGATCCCATCCCGCGGCGCCACGCAGCCGTTTTCGGATGGGCTCCACCGCCGACGCGCTCCTGCACTGTGCTCCCCTACCTGTATTGCTCGCGCCGCGCAGCCCGAAATTGGCGAAAAACGGTGTAACCCGCGTGAGCTGCTCTTACGTGGATACAGTTCAATCTCATGAAGCGCTCCGCCGTGCTTCCGACTTGGCTGCGCGGTGGAACGTACCACTGCGTTTGGTTGCCTTCTCCCCCTCCGGCGCCACCATGTACCCCACAAACGTTCCATTCGATGACAACTCGGACATGATGGTCGAATGGCGCGAACAAGCCCTTGCGCTGCTGGATAGGGGCCGTGACCGCGCCCTCAACCGGCACCCAAACTTGAAGGTTCAATTGGATGTCGGCAGCGGCTACGGATGGTCCGGTGCAATCAACGCACTGAAGTGGAAAAAGGGCGACTTGCTGGTCATGGGTTCGTCCGAACTTGGCCAATTCAACCGAGTTTTCATTGGCCCTTCCACCAACCAAATCCTGCGCCACAGCCCGGTTCCTGTATTGGTCAGCCCAGTTTAA
- a CDS encoding cation diffusion facilitator family transporter: MAHEHHDHDHSSTPLRALLIALGITGTVFFAELIGGWLAGSMALMADAMHMLSDAAGLIIAVLAVLVGRRQASAQATYGYRRVEVLAALANAVMVLAISVWIVVEAVRRLQSPAEVQGKTMLIIAVIGLVANALSAWVLHRHRKSSINVEGAFLHVLVDMLGSVAVIVAGIVVLTTGFVAADVIASLAIAAMVLPRAWQLMRLSASVLLEQVPADFDASAIEPALRQVEGVADIHDLHLWSLDGVNVLTTVHIVRDGTVGTGPLLDAAQQALREHGIEHSTIQIEHPEHESHETVC, translated from the coding sequence ATGGCACACGAGCACCACGACCACGATCACTCCAGCACGCCGCTGCGCGCACTCTTGATTGCGCTAGGCATTACCGGCACCGTCTTCTTCGCGGAGCTGATCGGCGGCTGGTTGGCGGGTTCGATGGCGCTGATGGCGGATGCGATGCACATGCTTTCCGACGCTGCGGGGTTGATCATCGCGGTCTTAGCGGTGTTGGTTGGGCGCCGACAAGCATCGGCTCAGGCCACGTACGGCTACCGACGAGTGGAGGTGCTTGCTGCACTGGCGAACGCAGTGATGGTGCTGGCGATCTCGGTGTGGATTGTCGTCGAGGCGGTGCGCCGCCTGCAGAGCCCGGCCGAAGTGCAGGGAAAAACGATGCTGATCATCGCGGTGATCGGCCTGGTGGCGAATGCGCTATCGGCGTGGGTTCTGCACCGGCACCGCAAATCCTCGATCAACGTGGAGGGCGCGTTCTTGCACGTGTTAGTGGATATGCTCGGCTCGGTCGCAGTAATCGTGGCCGGCATCGTGGTACTGACCACGGGGTTTGTGGCGGCGGACGTGATCGCCTCCCTAGCGATCGCGGCGATGGTGCTGCCGCGCGCCTGGCAGCTCATGCGGCTTTCGGCGAGCGTGCTGCTCGAGCAAGTCCCGGCGGACTTCGACGCCAGTGCGATCGAGCCCGCGCTGCGGCAGGTCGAGGGCGTTGCTGACATCCACGACCTGCACCTGTGGAGCCTGGACGGCGTGAACGTGCTCACGACCGTGCATATCGTGCGCGACGGCACCGTCGGCACCGGCCCGCTGTTGGATGCCGCCCAGCAGGCCCTGCGCGAACACGGTATCGAGCACTCCACCATCCAGATTGAGCACCCAGAGCACGAATCCCACGAGACGGTGTGCTGA